A genomic region of Chlorobaculum parvum NCIB 8327 contains the following coding sequences:
- a CDS encoding F0F1 ATP synthase subunit A, whose amino-acid sequence MRVKANSKILALIVPVLLSLNSLVCANPVQEDMSAHESLPAAAAPAEVHAPVEVHNAAGTHVETAHESAVEGHEEKAGDVIMHHVQDSNVLAFEPFGEIELPHLQLGSLDISITKHVVMMWVAAVILILVGAAAGAGVKKISVKQAPSGIANVMEALVDFIRLDVAKSNIGHGYEKHLPYLISVFFFILVCNLLGLIPYGATATGNINVTLALSIFTFFITQIAAFKELGVGGYVKHLTAGTHWSLWIIMIPIEIIGQFTKPVALTIRLFANMTAGHIIILSLIFISFILESYIVAAAVSVPFAIFIYLLEIFVAFLQAFVFTMLSALFIGLATAHESHDSHELEASGHH is encoded by the coding sequence ATGCGAGTTAAAGCGAATTCGAAAATTCTGGCACTGATTGTGCCTGTTCTCCTGAGTCTGAACAGTCTCGTGTGCGCCAATCCGGTGCAGGAAGATATGTCTGCTCATGAATCGCTGCCCGCAGCTGCCGCTCCTGCCGAGGTTCACGCTCCGGTAGAAGTACATAATGCAGCAGGGACTCACGTCGAAACCGCTCATGAATCGGCTGTCGAAGGGCATGAGGAGAAGGCCGGTGATGTGATCATGCATCACGTTCAGGATAGCAATGTGCTTGCCTTCGAGCCTTTCGGCGAAATCGAACTTCCGCATCTTCAGCTCGGCTCACTCGATATTTCGATCACCAAGCATGTGGTGATGATGTGGGTCGCAGCCGTTATTCTGATCCTTGTCGGTGCGGCTGCCGGTGCCGGAGTCAAAAAAATATCGGTCAAGCAGGCTCCCAGCGGTATTGCCAACGTCATGGAGGCGCTCGTTGATTTTATCCGCCTCGATGTCGCCAAATCGAATATCGGGCACGGTTACGAGAAGCACCTTCCGTATCTCATCTCAGTGTTTTTCTTTATCCTCGTTTGTAACCTTCTCGGTCTGATTCCCTACGGTGCTACTGCTACCGGCAATATCAACGTTACTCTTGCCCTTTCGATTTTCACCTTCTTTATCACCCAGATTGCTGCTTTCAAGGAGCTTGGCGTCGGAGGATATGTCAAACATTTGACGGCGGGCACGCACTGGTCGCTCTGGATCATTATGATTCCGATCGAAATCATCGGACAGTTCACGAAACCGGTCGCACTGACCATTCGTCTTTTCGCGAACATGACCGCAGGTCACATCATCATTCTCAGTCTTATTTTTATCAGCTTCATTCTGGAAAGCTATATTGTGGCGGCTGCCGTATCGGTTCCGTTCGCGATCTTCATCTATCTGCTTGAAATATTTGTTGCATTCCTGCAGGCATTTGTTTTCACGATGCTCTCGGCGCTGTTCATCGGTCTGGCTACGGCTCATGAGAGCCATGACAGCCACGAGCTTGAAGCTTCCGGTCATCACTGA
- a CDS encoding AtpZ/AtpI family protein: protein MVYDRKKDKFPDQFGRSVRAMSDYLGVGVQIAASFAFFVFLGYWGDSKLGTSPLLMLAGVLVGMVGMGLVLMKIVRKANRNHDLNQQQRGNHEKDLRI from the coding sequence ATGGTTTATGACAGAAAAAAGGATAAATTCCCCGACCAGTTTGGCAGATCGGTCAGGGCGATGTCGGATTATCTTGGCGTCGGCGTGCAGATTGCGGCAAGTTTCGCTTTTTTCGTGTTCCTCGGTTACTGGGGCGATTCGAAACTCGGCACCTCGCCGCTGCTGATGCTTGCCGGAGTGCTTGTCGGGATGGTCGGCATGGGACTTGTGCTCATGAAGATCGTCCGGAAAGCCAATCGCAACCATGACCTCAACCAGCAGCAACGCGGAAATCATGAAAAGGATCTACGGATATGA
- the galE gene encoding UDP-glucose 4-epimerase GalE translates to MKILVIGGAGYIGSHVAREFLDRGYQVTVFDNLSTGREMNLFEEAEFVFGDILDTEAVSSVMERGFDGCVHLAGLKAAGESMVKPEKFSTTNICGAVSVINAAAASGIRCFLFSSSAAIFGNPAYLPIDENHPKDPTNYYGFTKLEIERMLEWYDQLKGLKFASVRYFNAAGYDVRGRVRGFELTTANLLPLVMETAVGMRKELLVFGDDYDTRDGTCIRDYIHVNDLAVAHVLAFEKVLQTGSSLSVNLGSETGVTVFEMLDASRCITGQPIPARVVERRPGDPPVLVATSAKARELLGWMPQYSDLDTLVESTWNVYRDVMTDSRS, encoded by the coding sequence ATGAAGATTCTCGTTATCGGCGGTGCTGGTTATATCGGTAGTCATGTGGCTCGTGAGTTTCTCGATCGTGGCTACCAGGTGACGGTGTTCGACAATCTTTCGACGGGTCGTGAAATGAACCTGTTCGAGGAGGCGGAGTTTGTTTTCGGTGATATTCTCGATACCGAAGCGGTTTCGTCAGTCATGGAGCGCGGCTTTGACGGTTGCGTGCACCTGGCGGGCCTGAAAGCGGCGGGCGAGTCGATGGTCAAGCCCGAGAAGTTTTCGACAACCAATATCTGCGGTGCCGTTTCGGTGATCAACGCAGCAGCGGCAAGCGGAATTCGCTGCTTTCTCTTCTCTTCATCCGCAGCCATTTTCGGTAATCCGGCTTATCTGCCGATAGACGAAAATCATCCCAAAGATCCGACCAACTACTACGGCTTTACCAAGCTCGAGATCGAGCGGATGCTGGAGTGGTACGACCAGCTGAAAGGCTTGAAATTCGCCTCGGTCAGGTATTTCAATGCCGCGGGCTACGACGTCCGCGGAAGGGTCAGGGGGTTTGAGCTGACCACGGCCAATCTGCTGCCGCTCGTTATGGAGACTGCCGTGGGAATGCGCAAGGAGTTGCTGGTGTTCGGCGATGATTACGATACGCGGGATGGAACCTGTATTCGTGATTACATCCACGTCAACGATCTGGCGGTTGCTCATGTGTTGGCGTTCGAAAAGGTCCTCCAGACCGGGAGTAGTCTTTCGGTCAATCTTGGCAGCGAGACCGGGGTGACTGTTTTCGAGATGCTCGACGCTTCCCGCTGCATCACCGGCCAGCCGATTCCTGCCCGGGTGGTGGAGCGCAGGCCGGGGGATCCGCCGGTACTTGTGGCCACTTCGGCCAAGGCGCGTGAACTGCTGGGCTGGATGCCACAGTACAGCGATCTCGATACGCTCGTCGAATCGACCTGGAATGTATATCGCGACGTGATGACGGATTCCCGTTCCTGA
- the pgeF gene encoding peptidoglycan editing factor PgeF: MPKSSGITPLRPSIFNGIAGLVALQTTRMGGMSAAPMESLNFGTHVGDDPECVRENEQRLCAFLGISPGSIVTTGQVHGTEIAIVTKPGKLDGYDALITNTPGIFVGILTADCYPILIHDRRTGACGAAHAGWQGTAGRIAEKTVEAMSEAFGSRPEDCLAWVGTGISSERYEIGAEVAARFEHSYFKPSPSGEGRKLLDLSAANRDQLLEAGIPPSQVQCSEFCSYRDADRFFSYRRDNGKTGRMLALIGLRTSSTP; the protein is encoded by the coding sequence ATGCCTAAGAGCTCTGGAATAACTCCGCTTCGACCATCAATTTTCAACGGCATTGCGGGGCTTGTGGCGCTTCAGACGACCCGCATGGGAGGCATGAGTGCTGCGCCGATGGAGTCGCTGAATTTCGGGACGCATGTCGGAGACGATCCGGAGTGTGTGCGGGAGAATGAGCAGCGGCTTTGCGCTTTTCTGGGGATCAGCCCCGGGAGCATCGTGACGACCGGGCAGGTGCATGGCACGGAGATTGCCATCGTCACAAAACCGGGCAAGCTCGATGGATATGACGCGCTTATCACCAATACCCCTGGAATCTTCGTCGGTATCCTGACCGCCGATTGCTATCCGATTTTGATCCACGACCGCCGGACGGGAGCCTGCGGCGCAGCACATGCAGGATGGCAGGGCACGGCAGGTCGCATCGCCGAAAAGACGGTCGAAGCCATGAGCGAAGCATTCGGAAGCCGTCCGGAGGATTGCCTCGCCTGGGTCGGCACCGGCATTTCAAGCGAACGCTACGAAATAGGCGCGGAAGTAGCGGCCCGTTTCGAGCACAGCTACTTCAAGCCATCGCCATCCGGCGAAGGGCGGAAACTGCTCGATCTCTCGGCGGCGAACCGCGACCAGCTTCTCGAAGCGGGCATCCCGCCGTCGCAGGTGCAGTGCTCGGAGTTCTGCTCATACCGGGACGCCGACCGATTCTTCTCCTACCGCCGAGACAACGGCAAAACCGGTCGGATGCTCGCGCTGATCGGGCTCAGGACCTCTTCAACCCCCTGA